AAGTAATTCTAGCATTTGCTCTATCTTTTGTTCTAATAAATTTTTATCTTTATATATTACTTGGGCGGCTAAAAGTAAATTTTCTTCTACACTTAAATCTTTGAAAACACTACTTTCTTGAGGTAAATATCCAATGCCAAGCTTTGCTCTTTTGTTAAGCGGTTCTTTTGTAATATCTTGTGAGTCTAAAAACACTTGTCCACTTGTTGGTAAAATAAGCCCACATATCATATAAAAACTTGTAGTTTTTCCTGCCCCATTAGGCCCTAAAAGCCCTACAACTTCCCCGCTTTGTACTTCTAGTGAAACATCGTGTATGATTTTTGTTTTTTTAATGATTTTTTCTAAATTTCTAGCTTCTAGCTTACTCATGTATTATATACTTTCTTTTATTTTCATAAGGAATGATTTGTAAAATTATATTAAAAATTTGATATTTATCTAAGTATTTTTTTAACTTTTCATCACCCCACTCTACCAAATGCAAACCCTCTTCAAAAAAATTTTCAATCAAACCATTTTTTAAAAGTCCATCAAAACCTTCTTGATAAATATCATAATGATACATTTTACCTTGTTGAAAACCATACTCTTGCATGATAGAAAATGTAGGAGAATTAAGCGTTTTTTCTACCCCAAGAAATTGAGCATAATTTTGAACCAAAGTAGTTTTACCACTGGCTAAATCCCCTTGAAGTAAAATAACTCCATTTTTAGGTAAAATTTCACAAAGCTTATAAAGCTCATTTTGACTTAAAATCATTTCTTTCATTGAATTTTTATCACATATTTTTCTTGCATAGCTTTTGGTATGCTTTTGGTTGTTGGTATGTCTAAAACTTTATAGATATTAGTATATTCTATAAATTTAATGCTTATTTCATCACCAATTTTTACTTCTTTACTAGCTTTAACCACTTGATTGTTTATACTTACTACGCCACTTTTGCACATATCCTCTGAAATAGCACGACGCTTAGTAATGTTAACTACATTTAAAAACTTATCTATTCTCATAAAAATATTTTATCAAAAAATACAAGAAAATGTTATAAAATGTTTAAGTATTTTACATTATATTAAGCTAAATTCGTTAAATTTTAAAATTATTTTTACAAAGAGGAAAGACAATGAAAAAAGATATCAAAAAAGTGGTTTTAGCATATTCTGGTGGACTTGATACAAGTATAATTTTAAAATGGTTGCAAGATGAGTATAAATGTGAAGTGGTAACTTTCACAGCAGATATTGGACAAGGTGAAGAGCTTGAGCCTGCTAGAAAAAAAGCACTTTCTTTGGGTGTAAAAGAAGAAAATATTTTTATTCAAGATCTAAAAGATGAATTTGTAAAAGATTATGTATTTCCTATGTTTAGAGCAAATGCTATCTATGAAGGAGAATATTTACTAGGTACAAGTATAGCAAGACCTTTGATAGCAAAAGCTTTAGTAGAAATAGCAAATAAAACAAAAGCAGATGCTATTAGCCATGGGGCAACAGGTAAAGGAAATGATCAAGTGCGTTTTGAATTAGGTGCTTTGGCGCTAAATCCAAATTTAGCCATCATTGCTCCTTGGAGAGAATGGGATTTAAATAGCCGTGAAAAACTCTTAGCTTATGCGCAAAAACATGGCATTGATATAGCTAAAAAGCCAGGTAAGTCACCTTATTCTATGGATGCAAATTTATTGCATATTTCTTATGAAGGTTTAGTGCTTGAAGATCCTGCGGCTAAACCCGAAGCAGATATGTGGCGTTGGGTGAAAGATTTAAAAGAAACTCCAAATGAAAGCGAAGTGATAGAGCTTGAGTTTAGCAAAGGCGATTTGTGTGCTATTAATGGAGAAAAAATGTCTCCTGCGCAGCTTTTAGCAAAACTTAACGAGCTTGGTGCAAAACATGGTATAGGTCGTCTTGATATTGTTGAAAATCGCTATGTGGGTATGAAAAGTAGAGGTTGTTATGAAACTCCAGGTGGAAGTATACTTTTAAAAGCACACCGTGCTATCGAAAGTATCACTCTTGATAGAGAAGCAGCACATTTAAAAGATGAATTGATGCCAAAATATGCAAGTTTAATTTATAATGGTTATTGGTTCTCACCTGAAAGATTAATGCTTCAAGCCTTAATTGATGAGTCACAAAAATACGTTAATGGTAAAGTTAAACTTGAATTATACAAAGGTAATGTAATGGTAATAGGCAGAGAAAGTGCGAATGATAGCTTATTTAGTGAGGCTTATTGTACTTTCGAAGAAGATGCTGTGTATGATCAAAAAGATGCAGCAGGTTTTATAAGATTAAATGCTTTAAGATTTATCATTGCAGGTAAAAATGGAAGAAAATTTTAGAAAAGGAAAACAATGAAAGTATTATTGATTAAAGATGTAAAAAGCTTAGGAAAAGCAGGAGAAATTAAAGAAGTAAAAGATGGATATGGACAAAATTTTTTAATTGCTAAAGGTTTTGCTAAAGCTGCTACACATGAAGTTTTGAAACAATATGAAGCAGAGCAAAAGAAAAAGGCAGAAAATTTAAGATTTGAGCTTGCAAATTTGGAAAAATTAAAAGAAGAATTATCTAAAATCACTATTTGTATAGCTAAGCCTGTAGGAGCCAATGGAAGCTTG
This genomic stretch from Campylobacter lari subsp. concheus harbors:
- a CDS encoding RNA-binding S4 domain-containing protein; this translates as MRIDKFLNVVNITKRRAISEDMCKSGVVSINNQVVKASKEVKIGDEISIKFIEYTNIYKVLDIPTTKSIPKAMQEKYVIKIQ
- the rplI gene encoding 50S ribosomal protein L9 — encoded protein: MKVLLIKDVKSLGKAGEIKEVKDGYGQNFLIAKGFAKAATHEVLKQYEAEQKKKAENLRFELANLEKLKEELSKITICIAKPVGANGSLFGGVTKDEIAHALKDQKGIELDKKSLECDTIKELGVHEISAKLGHAIHAVFKLEVKGE
- a CDS encoding argininosuccinate synthase, translated to MKKDIKKVVLAYSGGLDTSIILKWLQDEYKCEVVTFTADIGQGEELEPARKKALSLGVKEENIFIQDLKDEFVKDYVFPMFRANAIYEGEYLLGTSIARPLIAKALVEIANKTKADAISHGATGKGNDQVRFELGALALNPNLAIIAPWREWDLNSREKLLAYAQKHGIDIAKKPGKSPYSMDANLLHISYEGLVLEDPAAKPEADMWRWVKDLKETPNESEVIELEFSKGDLCAINGEKMSPAQLLAKLNELGAKHGIGRLDIVENRYVGMKSRGCYETPGGSILLKAHRAIESITLDREAAHLKDELMPKYASLIYNGYWFSPERLMLQALIDESQKYVNGKVKLELYKGNVMVIGRESANDSLFSEAYCTFEEDAVYDQKDAAGFIRLNALRFIIAGKNGRKF
- the tsaE gene encoding tRNA (adenosine(37)-N6)-threonylcarbamoyltransferase complex ATPase subunit type 1 TsaE, which encodes MKEMILSQNELYKLCEILPKNGVILLQGDLASGKTTLVQNYAQFLGVEKTLNSPTFSIMQEYGFQQGKMYHYDIYQEGFDGLLKNGLIENFFEEGLHLVEWGDEKLKKYLDKYQIFNIILQIIPYENKRKYIIHE
- the lptB gene encoding LPS export ABC transporter ATP-binding protein: MSKLEARNLEKIIKKTKIIHDVSLEVQSGEVVGLLGPNGAGKTTSFYMICGLILPTSGQVFLDSQDITKEPLNKRAKLGIGYLPQESSVFKDLSVEENLLLAAQVIYKDKNLLEQKIEQMLELLSIEPIRHRKGMSLSGGERRRCEIARSLMCDPKFLLLDEPFAGVDPIAVSEIQSLINDLKAMNIGVLITDHNVRETLAICDRAYVIKSGRLLASGNANEIAHNEDVKKYYLGSEFRLE